The following are encoded together in the Thermosipho japonicus genome:
- a CDS encoding TIGR00266 family protein — MLFKTDFRGSYAILFVELEIGETIVAEPGAMVSMEGDIEVNTSTGGIFKALKRAFLGGEHFFLNKYISHSKSKISFAPLLPGDIEVIDIKNGFFLQSTSYLASQETISIDTKFGGFKTFFSGEGFFLLKLSGYGKAAISAFGGIYHKELEPGETITVDTGHIVGFDETVKYSVRTFGGIKSTLFGGEGLVVDLVGPGRVYIQTRNSPAFINWIRNLLPRDTASK; from the coding sequence ATGCTTTTTAAGACTGATTTTAGAGGTTCATACGCTATCTTGTTTGTTGAACTTGAAATAGGTGAAACTATTGTAGCAGAACCTGGTGCAATGGTTTCAATGGAAGGGGATATTGAAGTAAATACATCTACAGGAGGAATATTTAAAGCCTTAAAAAGAGCCTTTTTAGGTGGTGAACACTTTTTCCTCAATAAATATATTTCACATAGTAAAAGCAAAATTTCATTTGCCCCACTTCTTCCAGGTGATATTGAAGTAATAGATATCAAAAATGGATTTTTCCTTCAATCTACATCCTATCTTGCAAGTCAAGAAACTATATCAATAGACACAAAATTTGGTGGATTCAAAACTTTCTTTTCCGGTGAAGGTTTCTTTCTATTAAAACTTTCTGGATATGGAAAAGCTGCTATATCTGCCTTCGGTGGAATTTATCACAAAGAACTTGAACCTGGAGAGACAATTACTGTTGATACAGGTCATATTGTAGGATTTGATGAAACAGTAAAATATTCTGTTAGAACTTTTGGTGGAATAAAATCAACTCTTTTTGGTGGTGAAGGTCTCGTAGTTGATCTTGTTGGTCCAGGGAGAGTATATATACAAACAAGAAATTCTCCTGCATTTATCAACTGGATTAGAAATCTTTTACCTAGAGATACCGCAAGTAAGTAA
- the mnmE gene encoding tRNA uridine-5-carboxymethylaminomethyl(34) synthesis GTPase MnmE: MFDTIAAISSPLGTGAISVVRIDGPKSHDIAKKLVKISNVDYRRVYHAFMEFEGQIVDEVNIVFYKSPNSYTGNDLVEIYGHGGILVTRKVLEAVLKSGARLAERGEFTKRAFLNGKISLVQAESIYQIIEAKSEISLKLSFENLKGKLSEEIENYRSRLLNILAEIEVSIDYPDDMEVDFDNISNLLSKIDQELSLKIEKSKKALTLNQGIVMTIVGKPNSGKSTLLNKLLEEDRAIVTDIPGTTRDVIKGEIDINGIHFVIVDTAGIRKTDDVVESIGIQKSIKELEKADIVLFVLDATTGFTKEDEYIFEKVKKLNYIPVWNKCDIGYNFNKEFKDAVKISALTGESFRSLESIILSKVSDIIESGESSHVITQRQLEVLERVKRNVESAIFNLKSGYEVDVISIDIRKALEELDVLIGKRFSEDLLDTIFSNFCVGK; this comes from the coding sequence TTGTTTGACACGATTGCGGCAATATCCAGCCCTTTAGGAACAGGTGCTATTTCAGTTGTAAGGATTGATGGACCTAAAAGTCATGATATTGCAAAAAAGTTGGTAAAAATTTCTAATGTTGATTATAGAAGAGTTTATCATGCTTTTATGGAATTTGAAGGGCAAATAGTAGACGAGGTAAATATTGTTTTTTATAAATCCCCAAATAGTTATACAGGAAACGATTTAGTTGAAATATATGGTCATGGAGGAATACTGGTTACTAGAAAAGTTCTTGAAGCAGTGTTGAAGAGTGGAGCAAGGCTTGCAGAAAGAGGAGAATTTACAAAAAGAGCATTTTTAAATGGAAAAATTTCTCTAGTTCAAGCAGAGTCAATTTATCAAATAATAGAAGCAAAAAGTGAAATATCTTTAAAACTTTCTTTTGAAAATTTAAAAGGCAAACTATCAGAAGAAATAGAAAATTATCGTTCAAGGTTATTAAATATACTTGCAGAGATAGAAGTTTCTATAGACTATCCGGATGATATGGAAGTTGATTTTGATAATATTTCCAATTTATTATCTAAAATAGATCAAGAATTATCTTTGAAAATTGAGAAAAGCAAAAAAGCTTTAACCTTGAATCAAGGTATAGTTATGACAATCGTGGGAAAGCCAAATTCGGGGAAGTCTACTTTGCTAAATAAGCTTTTGGAAGAAGATAGAGCAATAGTTACGGATATTCCCGGTACAACAAGGGATGTTATTAAAGGCGAAATAGATATTAACGGAATCCATTTTGTTATTGTTGATACTGCTGGTATAAGAAAAACAGATGATGTTGTAGAAAGTATAGGCATCCAGAAAAGTATTAAAGAGCTTGAAAAGGCTGATATTGTTCTTTTTGTTTTGGATGCGACAACAGGTTTTACAAAGGAAGATGAGTATATTTTTGAGAAGGTAAAAAAATTAAACTATATACCTGTATGGAACAAGTGCGATATTGGTTATAATTTTAATAAGGAGTTTAAAGATGCAGTAAAAATAAGTGCTTTAACGGGAGAAAGTTTTAGATCTTTAGAGTCTATAATATTATCAAAGGTTTCTGATATCATAGAATCTGGAGAAAGCTCTCATGTAATAACACAAAGGCAGCTCGAAGTTTTGGAGAGAGTAAAAAGAAATGTTGAAAGTGCTATTTTTAATTTAAAAAGTGGGTATGAGGTTGATGTTATATCTATTGATATAAGAAAAGCTTTGGAAGAATTGGATGTATTAATAGGGAAAAGATTTTCTGAAGATTTGCTCGATACAATTTTCTCAAACTTTTGTGTTGGAAAATAA
- the rsmG gene encoding 16S rRNA (guanine(527)-N(7))-methyltransferase RsmG: MKFEKKQLILRYLKEIINAPLNLTAIKDLELAYQLLAMDSLIPLKENDVGSNFLDVGTGGGVPGVFIGIMFENSRGLLVDSSRKKIDFVRGVCNKLNLNNLEFLNARIEEKKDLIGRFDSVFSRAVAELRVILELTVPFSKIGGKIFLYKGKNYKEELDSAQNAIKELNVKLKEIREYNILDKERVLLVFEKVKATDSKFPRRFNKILKQPL; encoded by the coding sequence ATGAAATTTGAAAAGAAGCAATTAATTTTAAGATACTTGAAAGAAATTATAAATGCACCGTTAAATCTTACCGCAATAAAGGATCTAGAACTTGCCTACCAGTTATTAGCCATGGATAGTTTAATTCCACTAAAAGAAAATGATGTGGGGAGTAATTTTTTAGATGTTGGGACCGGAGGAGGTGTTCCAGGAGTTTTTATTGGAATTATGTTTGAAAATTCTCGAGGGTTATTAGTTGACTCTTCTAGAAAAAAGATAGATTTTGTTAGAGGGGTTTGTAATAAATTAAATTTGAATAATCTAGAATTTTTAAATGCAAGAATTGAAGAAAAGAAAGATTTGATTGGAAGATTTGATTCTGTTTTTTCAAGGGCTGTTGCAGAATTAAGAGTAATATTGGAATTGACAGTTCCTTTTTCAAAAATTGGTGGAAAAATTTTTCTTTACAAGGGGAAAAATTATAAGGAGGAGTTAGATAGTGCGCAAAATGCTATAAAAGAGCTAAACGTAAAACTTAAAGAAATAAGGGAATATAATATTCTTGATAAAGAAAGAGTGTTACTTGTTTTTGAAAAAGTAAAAGCAACTGATTCTAAATTTCCGAGGAGATTTAATAAAATTTTGAAACAACCTTTGTGA
- a CDS encoding WecB/TagA/CpsF family glycosyltransferase, which yields MDIVNFSQLKVTVGFENEIREEIVKSIISNEKTFIVTLNASILLRALKDGYYRNVVNNATYIIPDGSGIVWALKRNRNILTDRITGIDTMLYLCEKSKEYNWKVYLLGAKPKVIEEAAKKLKNSGVNVVGFHHGYFPFDDKSVSEEIERLKPDLVFVGMGVPRQEEWIFNNFSLPFKFAMGVGGSFDVISGLKKRAPLFFQKMKLEWFYRWLQSPIKKRHVPFEIIKYTYLVLRGKIK from the coding sequence GTGGATATTGTAAATTTCTCGCAGTTAAAGGTCACAGTTGGATTTGAAAATGAGATAAGAGAAGAAATTGTAAAGAGTATAATTTCTAATGAAAAAACTTTTATAGTAACTTTGAATGCTTCTATTTTATTAAGAGCGTTGAAGGATGGTTATTATAGAAACGTTGTAAATAATGCTACATATATTATTCCCGATGGTTCTGGAATAGTATGGGCCTTAAAAAGGAACAGAAACATTTTAACTGATAGAATTACAGGTATAGACACAATGTTATATCTATGTGAAAAGTCTAAAGAGTATAACTGGAAGGTTTATCTTTTAGGTGCTAAACCAAAAGTTATTGAAGAGGCGGCTAAAAAGCTAAAAAATAGTGGTGTAAATGTCGTTGGCTTTCATCATGGTTATTTTCCTTTTGATGATAAAAGTGTTTCTGAGGAAATCGAACGTTTAAAACCTGACTTAGTTTTTGTAGGAATGGGTGTTCCAAGACAGGAAGAATGGATTTTTAATAACTTTTCATTGCCTTTTAAATTTGCAATGGGTGTTGGTGGAAGTTTTGACGTAATTTCAGGGTTAAAAAAACGTGCACCACTGTTTTTCCAAAAAATGAAATTAGAGTGGTTTTATAGATGGCTGCAGTCTCCGATAAAAAAAAGGCATGTGCCTTTTGAAATAATTAAATACACATATTTAGTGTTAAGAGGTAAGATAAAATGA
- a CDS encoding type III PLP-dependent enzyme yields the protein MDKKILNQKLKALAEKHGTPILVMDLEIIRDNYKRLVENVKNSKIYYAVKANSHIEILKLLRDLGSYFDVASRPEIEKLLSIGVEPERMSFGNTIKKSSDIAFAYEKGIKMFAVDSEMEIEKIAKNAPNSNIYVRISTNGMEDDADWPLTKKFGTSVDHAISLVKYAHSLGLNPIGVSFHVGSQNYNPENWRVAIREVSVVFEEARRMGIEMKMVNTGGGMPVKYSKNIPTVEEISAVINEAIADYIGEDVTVILEPGRSMVGNAGVMITSVILRSQKGEEKWIYTDAGVFHGLTETIQNIRYEVEVIDKEDEEKEKFVLAGPTCDSVDVMYYDINLPKTTTMDDLIVLYNTGAYTTEYGTNFNGIPSPKIIFESSIFVKQELFEEV from the coding sequence ATGGACAAAAAAATTCTCAACCAAAAATTGAAAGCATTGGCAGAAAAGCACGGAACTCCTATTTTAGTAATGGATTTGGAAATAATAAGAGATAACTACAAAAGACTTGTAGAAAATGTAAAAAATTCAAAGATTTATTATGCTGTTAAGGCCAACTCCCATATTGAAATTTTAAAACTTTTAAGAGATTTAGGAAGCTATTTTGATGTGGCTTCAAGACCAGAGATTGAAAAGCTCTTAAGTATAGGTGTAGAACCAGAGAGGATGAGTTTTGGGAATACAATAAAGAAATCTTCAGATATAGCGTTTGCATATGAAAAAGGAATTAAAATGTTTGCAGTTGACAGCGAAATGGAGATAGAAAAGATAGCAAAAAATGCTCCAAATTCGAATATATATGTTAGAATTAGTACCAATGGGATGGAAGATGATGCAGACTGGCCTTTAACCAAAAAATTTGGAACAAGTGTTGATCACGCCATTTCGTTGGTAAAATATGCGCACTCATTGGGACTTAATCCAATTGGTGTGAGTTTTCATGTGGGATCACAAAATTATAACCCTGAAAATTGGAGAGTTGCTATTAGGGAAGTTTCTGTAGTATTTGAAGAGGCAAGAAGAATGGGAATTGAAATGAAAATGGTAAATACTGGTGGAGGAATGCCAGTAAAATATTCAAAAAATATTCCAACAGTTGAAGAAATTTCTGCAGTTATAAATGAGGCAATTGCAGATTATATTGGAGAAGATGTAACAGTAATATTGGAACCAGGACGTTCAATGGTAGGTAACGCTGGTGTAATGATAACGAGTGTAATTTTAAGAAGCCAAAAAGGAGAAGAAAAATGGATTTATACTGATGCAGGAGTATTCCATGGTCTTACTGAAACTATACAAAATATAAGGTATGAAGTTGAAGTTATTGACAAAGAGGATGAAGAAAAGGAAAAATTTGTTCTTGCAGGTCCAACATGTGATAGCGTTGATGTAATGTATTATGATATTAATTTACCGAAAACCACAACAATGGATGATTTAATTGTATTGTATAACACAGGAGCGTACACTACTGAATATGGTACAAATTTCAATGGTATACCTTCTCCTAAGATAATCTTTGAAAGTTCAATATTTGTAAAGCAAGAATTGTTTGAAGAAGTATAG
- a CDS encoding CD0519/CD1768 family membrane protein, whose protein sequence is MKKSYFEAFLFLIVLILAFLFVNSYMGVSNFFKTLMLTAHDLLLNTVFFIMAVAVITGAFSGLLFEFKVADLIDVILRPFMKPLYNLPGVSVMGIIATYFSDNPAIIALAKDKRFMKNFAKWQEPLLCNLGTSFGMGLIVSTFMIAQGSKMGYNLVPAVFIGNLGAIFGSIVSVRVFSSFTRKKLGEYDDSEEVINVEYEAGNSYGSFTERLLTALLDGGKKGVDIGLGIIPGVLVISTFVMMITFGPKDPTVGYQGLAYEGIPILPYLGEKIFFILKWLFGFSNPELIAFPLTSLGSTGAALALIPKFIDLNIITPNDIAVFTAMGMTWSGYLSTHIAMMDELGYRFLTGKAILSHTIGGLAAGVFSHFIYMLL, encoded by the coding sequence GTGAAAAAATCATATTTTGAAGCTTTTCTTTTTCTAATAGTATTGATACTTGCTTTTTTGTTTGTAAACTCCTATATGGGAGTTTCTAATTTTTTTAAGACACTAATGCTAACAGCCCATGATTTATTATTAAATACCGTATTTTTTATTATGGCAGTAGCAGTTATTACTGGAGCTTTTTCAGGTCTTTTGTTTGAATTTAAGGTTGCTGATTTGATAGATGTAATTTTAAGACCGTTTATGAAACCTCTCTATAACCTTCCTGGTGTTTCTGTGATGGGAATAATTGCAACTTACTTTTCAGATAATCCAGCTATTATTGCTCTTGCAAAGGATAAAAGGTTTATGAAAAACTTTGCAAAGTGGCAAGAACCTTTGCTGTGTAATTTGGGAACTTCTTTTGGGATGGGACTAATAGTTTCAACTTTTATGATTGCTCAAGGTAGTAAAATGGGGTATAATCTAGTTCCCGCCGTGTTTATTGGAAATTTGGGTGCAATTTTTGGAAGTATTGTTAGCGTAAGAGTTTTTTCAAGTTTTACAAGGAAAAAATTGGGAGAATACGATGATTCGGAAGAAGTAATAAATGTTGAATATGAGGCTGGCAATAGTTATGGCAGTTTTACAGAGAGACTTTTAACTGCGTTACTTGATGGTGGAAAAAAGGGTGTTGATATTGGATTAGGTATCATTCCTGGAGTACTAGTAATTAGCACTTTTGTAATGATGATTACTTTTGGGCCAAAAGATCCAACAGTAGGATACCAGGGACTTGCATATGAAGGTATTCCAATATTGCCTTATTTGGGTGAAAAAATATTCTTCATTTTAAAGTGGTTGTTTGGTTTTTCCAATCCTGAATTGATTGCCTTTCCTTTAACTTCATTAGGTTCAACTGGTGCTGCACTTGCATTAATCCCAAAGTTTATTGATTTGAATATTATTACACCGAATGATATAGCAGTCTTTACAGCCATGGGAATGACTTGGAGTGGATATTTGAGCACTCATATTGCTATGATGGATGAACTTGGGTATAGATTTTTGACAGGTAAAGCAATTTTGTCGCATACAATTGGAGGACTTGCAGCTGGTGTTTTTTCACATTTTATTTATATGTTATTATAA
- a CDS encoding SPFH domain-containing protein, with translation MLYFLFLILIFFLFLVAASGIRIVRPYERGLVERLGKFRKEVKAGIHFIIPFFDRMIKVDLREHVIDVPPQEVITKDNVVVTVDAVIYYEITDAYKAVYNVSNFEFATIKLAQTNLRNVIGELELDQTLTSREEINTKLRTVLDEATDKWGIRITRVEIKKIDPPKDIMEAMSKQMKAERTKRAAILEAEGIRQSEILKAEGQKQAAILKAEGEAEAIKKVAEANKYKLIAEAQGQGEAIMLVFKSIHEGNPTNDVIAVRYLETLKEMANGNATKIFLPMELSGILGSIGAISEMFKSGGEKDNA, from the coding sequence ATGTTATACTTTTTGTTTTTAATATTAATATTCTTTTTGTTTTTAGTTGCGGCATCTGGTATAAGAATTGTTAGACCGTATGAAAGAGGATTGGTAGAAAGACTTGGAAAGTTTAGAAAAGAAGTTAAAGCTGGTATTCATTTTATAATTCCTTTTTTTGATAGAATGATAAAAGTAGATTTAAGAGAACATGTCATAGATGTTCCACCTCAAGAAGTTATTACAAAGGATAACGTTGTTGTAACTGTAGATGCTGTCATATACTATGAAATTACAGATGCATACAAGGCAGTATACAATGTTAGTAATTTTGAATTTGCAACCATAAAGCTTGCACAAACAAATCTTAGAAATGTTATTGGTGAATTAGAACTTGATCAAACGCTTACCTCGAGAGAAGAAATAAATACAAAACTTAGAACTGTACTTGATGAAGCTACTGATAAATGGGGAATTAGAATTACAAGGGTGGAAATTAAGAAAATAGATCCTCCAAAAGATATTATGGAGGCTATGAGTAAACAAATGAAAGCTGAAAGGACAAAGAGAGCCGCAATTTTAGAAGCAGAAGGAATTAGACAATCTGAAATTTTAAAGGCGGAAGGTCAAAAACAGGCAGCGATTTTAAAGGCAGAAGGTGAAGCGGAGGCCATTAAGAAAGTGGCAGAAGCAAATAAGTATAAATTGATTGCTGAAGCTCAGGGTCAAGGTGAAGCTATTATGTTAGTATTTAAATCAATCCATGAAGGAAATCCTACCAACGATGTTATTGCAGTAAGATATCTTGAGACACTTAAAGAAATGGCTAATGGAAATGCAACTAAGATATTCTTACCAATGGAATTATCAGGTATTTTAGGAAGTATAGGAGCAATTTCTGAAATGTTTAAGAGTGGCGGTGAAAAAGATAATGCTTGA
- a CDS encoding NfeD family protein, producing MAAEILTPTFFIFWFGVGALASALVAFFIGNTIWELVTFIVASGILVILTRPLANKISGEQTRKINVDEIIGKHALVLEDINNKAGTGIIKVNGDTWRAFSNDDEIVIKKGEYVKILQVEGAHVVVEKIDKGV from the coding sequence ATGGCAGCTGAGATATTAACGCCTACGTTTTTTATATTCTGGTTTGGTGTAGGCGCATTGGCATCAGCACTAGTTGCTTTTTTCATAGGCAATACAATTTGGGAACTTGTTACATTTATAGTAGCCTCTGGTATTTTGGTTATTTTAACAAGGCCTCTTGCAAATAAAATTAGTGGAGAGCAAACGAGAAAGATTAATGTTGATGAGATAATTGGAAAGCATGCCTTGGTTTTAGAAGATATTAACAACAAAGCAGGAACTGGAATTATTAAAGTAAATGGTGATACCTGGAGAGCATTCTCAAATGATGATGAAATTGTAATAAAAAAGGGGGAATATGTAAAAATTTTGCAAGTTGAAGGTGCACATGTTGTGGTTGAAAAAATAGATAAGGGGGTATGA
- a CDS encoding HD-GYP domain-containing protein: MKNLLRLSARLLLKEGDKLISKELSNFLKEKLYDYDIGFEKGEKDINIFEENGFIFVEKNQDIVFSLKNEKQYFDLLPIIIEKVVRGHLNVLHKDKAEELIVDLLVNIIVLSEVEDSDGYSHTERVARMAEKFGRFLGMDEKELRKFVFHAYLHDVGKISLEQLMLYSPTRMRLFEESYQDHTVMGSIFLSMFEVLWEYIPTVRYHHERWDGKGYPDGLRERQIPYYARVISILDFFDETTHFISSEWESELKTPKEAMEMIKKLSGKYFDPNLVEKFESFLKSEGVI, encoded by the coding sequence TTGAAGAATTTGTTGAGATTGTCCGCAAGGCTATTGCTGAAAGAAGGTGATAAATTGATTTCAAAAGAATTATCAAATTTTCTGAAAGAAAAATTATATGACTATGATATAGGTTTTGAAAAAGGAGAAAAAGATATAAATATTTTTGAAGAAAATGGATTTATCTTTGTAGAAAAGAATCAAGATATTGTTTTTTCTCTCAAAAACGAAAAACAATATTTTGACCTTTTACCTATAATAATTGAAAAAGTTGTAAGAGGGCACTTAAATGTTTTACACAAGGATAAGGCAGAAGAATTAATTGTTGATTTGCTTGTAAATATAATAGTTTTAAGTGAAGTAGAAGACAGTGATGGATATAGCCATACTGAAAGAGTTGCAAGAATGGCGGAAAAATTTGGAAGATTTTTAGGAATGGATGAGAAAGAATTAAGAAAATTTGTATTTCATGCATATTTGCATGATGTTGGAAAAATCAGCCTTGAACAATTAATGTTATATTCACCCACTAGGATGAGATTGTTTGAAGAAAGTTACCAAGATCACACAGTTATGGGAAGTATTTTTCTTTCGATGTTCGAAGTTTTGTGGGAATATATTCCAACTGTTAGATATCACCATGAAAGATGGGATGGAAAAGGTTATCCTGATGGTTTGAGAGAAAGACAGATTCCATATTATGCCAGAGTAATTTCTATACTAGATTTTTTTGATGAAACAACTCATTTTATTTCTTCAGAATGGGAATCTGAACTAAAAACTCCAAAAGAAGCTATGGAAATGATTAAAAAGTTATCCGGAAAATATTTTGATCCAAATTTGGTCGAAAAATTTGAAAGTTTTTTAAAAAGTGAGGGGGTGATATAA
- the thrS gene encoding threonine--tRNA ligase, translating to MKVTLPDGSVKEYREKITLAQIAREISEGLYRNAVGGIVNGMLWDLERPIDFDCEIRIITKKDKEAPEFFRHTMAHIMAQAVMRIYGPENVRLGIGPTIENGFYYDFEILNGVIKEEDLEKIEKEMKKIIKEDLKIERFELSKDEAIKMMEEKGQIYKVELIKEIQDEKVSFYKQGEFVDLCRGPHLPRTGMIKHFKLLSVSGAYWRGSEKNPMLQRIYGTAFATKDELDNYLKMLEEAKKRDHRKLGPKLGLFFINTDVAAGMPIFLPKGATILNELMSFSRQLHKKYGYKEVMTPLIMNVKLWHQSGHWDHYKDNMYFTEKEETEYAVKPMNCPGHILIYKNDVVSYRDLPIRLFEFGKVHRYERSGVLHGLLRVRAFTQDDAHIFCRQDQIEEEVSSVVRLIDELYKPFGFTYRATLSTMPEDHMGDEETWEKATNALKKVLEDIKLDFDIAEGEGAFYGPKVDFHVKDSLGREWQCATIQLDFQMPERFDLKYVDKDGIEKRPVMIHTAKYGSLERFFGILIEHYAGAFPLWISPVQVLVLPVSDKYIDYARKVARLLSENNIRVEVDGRNETLGYKIREAQISKVPYMIIVGENEEKSGKISVRSRDGAEEKDVNIEEFVEIVRKAIAERR from the coding sequence ATGAAGGTAACTTTACCAGATGGAAGTGTAAAAGAATATAGAGAAAAAATTACGCTTGCACAAATTGCACGAGAGATTAGTGAAGGGTTATACAGAAATGCAGTTGGAGGAATAGTTAATGGAATGCTATGGGATCTTGAAAGACCTATTGACTTTGATTGTGAGATAAGAATTATAACGAAAAAGGATAAAGAGGCGCCAGAATTTTTTAGGCATACCATGGCACATATAATGGCTCAAGCAGTTATGAGAATATATGGTCCAGAAAATGTTAGACTAGGTATAGGTCCTACTATTGAAAATGGATTTTATTATGACTTTGAAATATTGAATGGGGTTATAAAAGAAGAGGATTTAGAAAAGATTGAAAAAGAAATGAAAAAGATCATAAAGGAAGATTTAAAGATTGAAAGGTTTGAACTGAGTAAAGATGAAGCTATAAAGATGATGGAGGAAAAAGGTCAAATATACAAAGTAGAGTTAATAAAAGAAATACAAGATGAAAAAGTGAGTTTTTATAAGCAAGGAGAATTTGTGGATCTATGTAGAGGACCACATTTACCAAGAACGGGAATGATAAAGCACTTTAAACTATTGTCTGTTTCTGGTGCATATTGGAGAGGTAGTGAAAAAAATCCAATGCTTCAAAGAATTTATGGTACAGCATTTGCTACCAAAGATGAATTGGATAATTATTTAAAAATGCTTGAAGAAGCTAAAAAGAGAGATCACAGAAAATTAGGTCCAAAACTTGGATTATTCTTTATAAACACAGATGTTGCAGCTGGAATGCCAATATTCCTTCCAAAAGGTGCAACTATTTTAAATGAACTGATGAGTTTTTCAAGACAACTTCACAAAAAGTATGGATATAAAGAAGTAATGACTCCATTAATTATGAATGTAAAGCTTTGGCATCAAAGCGGTCACTGGGATCATTACAAAGATAATATGTATTTTACAGAAAAGGAAGAGACTGAATACGCAGTAAAGCCAATGAACTGTCCAGGACATATTCTGATTTATAAGAATGATGTAGTTTCTTACAGAGATCTTCCTATAAGGCTTTTTGAATTTGGGAAGGTTCATAGGTATGAAAGAAGTGGAGTATTACATGGGCTTCTTAGGGTGAGGGCATTTACTCAAGATGATGCTCATATATTCTGTAGACAAGATCAAATTGAAGAAGAAGTAAGCTCTGTTGTAAGGCTTATAGACGAACTTTATAAACCATTTGGATTTACTTACAGAGCAACTTTGAGCACCATGCCAGAAGATCATATGGGGGATGAAGAGACCTGGGAAAAAGCAACAAATGCTCTAAAAAAAGTTTTAGAAGATATAAAGCTTGATTTTGATATTGCAGAAGGTGAAGGTGCTTTCTATGGTCCGAAAGTTGATTTTCATGTAAAAGATTCTCTTGGTAGAGAATGGCAATGTGCAACAATTCAACTAGATTTTCAAATGCCAGAAAGGTTTGACCTTAAATATGTAGACAAGGATGGTATTGAAAAAAGGCCAGTGATGATTCATACGGCAAAATATGGATCACTTGAAAGATTCTTTGGAATATTAATTGAGCATTATGCAGGAGCGTTCCCACTTTGGATTTCACCAGTACAGGTATTAGTGTTACCAGTTTCTGATAAATATATTGATTATGCAAGAAAAGTTGCAAGGTTGTTAAGTGAAAATAATATTAGGGTTGAAGTTGATGGTAGGAACGAAACGCTTGGTTATAAGATTAGAGAAGCTCAAATCAGCAAAGTACCATATATGATTATTGTAGGAGAAAATGAAGAGAAAAGTGGTAAAATAAGTGTTAGAAGCAGAGATGGAGCCGAGGAAAAAGATGTAAATATTGAAGAATTTGTTGAGATTGTCCGCAAGGCTATTGCTGAAAGAAGGTGA
- a CDS encoding HD domain-containing protein, translating into MINRQQAWELLNEHVKTKNLIKHCLATEAVMRDLANYFEEDEETWGLAGLLHDLDYEYTKNTPEEHGLKTVELLGDLVSQDIKNAILAHSGKKSRDTLIEKAIYAADPTTGFIVAAALIKPEKKLESIDVQFLLKRFKEKSFARGANRDQMASCEKFGLSLEKFYEIALNAMKKISKELGL; encoded by the coding sequence ATGATAAATAGGCAGCAGGCATGGGAACTTTTAAATGAACATGTTAAGACAAAAAATCTCATAAAACATTGTCTTGCAACAGAAGCAGTTATGAGAGATCTTGCAAACTATTTTGAGGAAGATGAAGAAACTTGGGGACTTGCAGGACTTTTACATGACTTAGATTATGAATATACGAAAAATACTCCAGAAGAGCATGGATTGAAAACAGTAGAGTTGCTTGGAGATTTAGTTAGTCAAGATATTAAAAATGCAATACTTGCCCACAGTGGGAAAAAATCTAGAGATACTTTGATTGAAAAAGCAATTTATGCTGCTGACCCTACAACTGGTTTTATTGTTGCAGCTGCACTGATTAAACCGGAAAAAAAGTTAGAATCAATAGATGTTCAATTCTTATTAAAACGTTTTAAGGAAAAATCTTTTGCAAGAGGGGCAAATAGGGATCAAATGGCAAGCTGTGAAAAATTTGGTCTTTCACTTGAGAAATTTTATGAAATTGCCTTAAATGCAATGAAGAAGATATCAAAGGAGCTTGGTTTATGA